From Oscillospiraceae bacterium CM, a single genomic window includes:
- a CDS encoding purine-binding chemotaxis protein CheW, producing the protein MEEPLMTTATDEDIQEYLIFTVNGIDFGIDIGLVQEIIEFQPAAPIPNALDFCRGIINIRGMIVPVLDMRVKLGYEMIEYDGRACIIVVTLESEMVGAIVDAVKDVIHISEEDLIDSPAIAGSAEQLSYTSKIASIDGDIKQLLNVSAVFDIVQELSE; encoded by the coding sequence ATGGAAGAGCCGCTTATGACGACGGCAACGGATGAAGATATACAAGAGTACCTGATTTTTACGGTCAATGGGATTGATTTCGGCATTGATATCGGCCTCGTCCAAGAGATTATCGAATTCCAACCCGCTGCCCCCATCCCGAATGCGCTTGATTTTTGCCGTGGTATCATCAATATCCGCGGGATGATCGTGCCAGTGCTTGATATGCGCGTTAAGCTGGGGTATGAGATGATTGAATACGACGGCAGAGCCTGCATAATCGTTGTCACCCTGGAATCCGAGATGGTTGGTGCGATTGTCGACGCGGTCAAGGATGTCATCCACATCTCTGAGGAAGATTTGATTGATTCACCGGCGATCGCCGGGAGTGCCGAGCAGCTTTCGTATACGTCGAAAATTGCCAGTATTGACGGTGACATTAAGCAGCTTCTCAATGTCAGCGCTGTTTTTGATATCGTTCAGGAGTTATCGGAATAG
- a CDS encoding chemotaxis protein CheA codes for MNVDESMLDVYIYETQQLLESLENTLFAGENEKKLNADQVNEIFRVMHTVKGASAMMEFDNMAKLAHSLEDMFALIRDDNSIVSDWTEIFDIVFTTVSFFNGELAKLLEKTPMDGDASDIVDRLKEIVAWMKGESVEPSPARATAPTIAVAEGVAEAASGTPAETKTGEGAFYKIKIYFEDNCLMESIRAFGVVQNLCKQDVRCAHVPEDLNVDAASEEIQINGFKLYLQTPENPDKIKAIIDETLFLKSCSILPIEGDDEEIPAAIRLVKEHTAEVAVEKHQEHQAAAESGGTESISKQNFISVNVNKLDNLLNIVGEIVTAQSMVMSNADFGSQTHDSFDSAAQQLHALINELQDIVMSIRMIPVSTLFQKMRRLIRDMAKKFDKTIDLQIFGEETEVDKNVIDNLSDPLLHIIRNSVDHGIEDEATRRALGKPAHGKITLEAKMTGSDVIVTISDDGGGLSREKILKKAYEKGIITKTDVEMSDKDVYNLIFLPGFSTKDAVTEFSGRGVGMDVVRKNIGLIGGSVTVDSTPGKGTVHTIRIPLTLTIVDGMKFSVGKMNFIVPTVSVRSAVKPNLDDIFTDPEGNEMIMLQGNCYALFRLSRFFNIDDAVSDLAEGMLMLIASEDREFCIFFDSLDGEYQVVVKKLPNYLKRCSARLDGIGGCAMLGDGSINLIIDVNSLQV; via the coding sequence ATGAACGTTGACGAGTCCATGCTCGATGTGTACATATACGAAACGCAGCAGCTTCTGGAATCCCTCGAAAACACCTTGTTTGCGGGTGAAAATGAGAAAAAGCTCAACGCCGACCAGGTTAATGAAATCTTCCGCGTGATGCACACCGTCAAGGGTGCTTCTGCCATGATGGAATTTGACAACATGGCCAAGCTCGCCCACTCTCTGGAGGATATGTTTGCCCTCATCCGGGACGACAACAGTATTGTATCGGACTGGACCGAAATTTTTGATATCGTTTTCACCACGGTATCATTTTTCAACGGTGAGCTGGCAAAGCTGCTCGAAAAAACGCCCATGGACGGCGATGCTTCCGACATTGTCGACAGGCTTAAAGAGATTGTTGCCTGGATGAAGGGCGAATCGGTCGAGCCGAGTCCGGCAAGGGCGACAGCGCCGACAATAGCAGTGGCGGAAGGGGTGGCAGAGGCTGCATCCGGCACGCCGGCAGAGACAAAAACGGGCGAGGGCGCATTTTATAAGATTAAAATTTATTTTGAAGATAATTGTTTGATGGAAAGCATCCGTGCATTCGGCGTCGTCCAGAATCTTTGCAAGCAGGACGTTCGCTGCGCGCACGTCCCAGAAGACTTAAACGTTGATGCCGCGTCGGAGGAAATTCAGATTAACGGCTTTAAGCTGTACCTCCAGACACCGGAGAATCCTGACAAAATTAAGGCGATTATCGATGAGACGCTCTTCCTAAAATCGTGCAGCATTCTGCCGATCGAGGGTGATGACGAGGAGATCCCCGCCGCCATTCGTCTTGTCAAAGAGCACACTGCAGAAGTAGCCGTCGAGAAGCATCAGGAGCATCAAGCTGCCGCTGAAAGCGGCGGTACAGAGTCAATCTCAAAACAGAATTTTATCAGCGTTAATGTCAATAAGCTGGACAATCTGCTCAATATCGTCGGTGAAATCGTCACGGCGCAGTCCATGGTTATGAGCAACGCCGACTTCGGCAGCCAAACGCATGACAGCTTTGATTCGGCTGCCCAGCAGTTGCATGCGCTCATCAATGAGCTGCAGGATATTGTCATGTCCATCCGTATGATCCCGGTCTCAACGCTGTTCCAGAAGATGCGCCGTCTCATCCGGGACATGGCCAAGAAATTTGATAAAACGATTGACCTTCAAATCTTCGGAGAGGAGACGGAGGTCGATAAAAACGTGATCGACAATCTGTCCGATCCGCTTTTGCACATTATCCGCAATTCTGTTGACCACGGCATTGAGGATGAAGCCACACGCCGCGCCCTTGGCAAACCCGCCCATGGAAAAATCACGCTGGAAGCTAAAATGACGGGCAGCGATGTCATCGTCACCATCTCGGACGACGGCGGTGGCCTGTCCCGCGAGAAAATTTTGAAAAAGGCCTATGAAAAAGGGATTATAACGAAAACAGACGTGGAGATGTCGGACAAAGACGTCTACAACCTCATTTTCTTGCCGGGCTTTTCAACGAAAGACGCTGTCACGGAGTTTTCCGGGCGCGGCGTCGGCATGGACGTTGTCCGCAAGAATATCGGCCTCATTGGCGGCTCGGTCACTGTGGACAGCACACCGGGAAAAGGCACGGTACACACCATTCGTATCCCACTGACACTGACAATTGTGGACGGCATGAAATTCAGCGTCGGAAAAATGAATTTCATTGTGCCGACTGTCTCCGTCCGCTCGGCCGTCAAGCCGAATCTCGATGATATTTTTACGGACCCCGAAGGCAACGAAATGATCATGCTGCAGGGCAATTGTTACGCGCTGTTCCGCCTGAGCCGGTTTTTCAACATAGACGACGCTGTTTCAGACCTTGCCGAAGGCATGCTCATGCTGATTGCCTCGGAGGACAGAGAGTTCTGCATCTTTTTTGACAGCCTTGACGGCGAGTATCAGGTCGTCGTTAAGAAACTCCCGAATTACCTCAAACGCTGTTCCGCACGGCTGGACGGTATTGGCGGCTGCGCCATGCTGGGTGATGGTTCCATTAATCTGATCATTGACGTCAACAGCCTGCAGGTCTAA
- a CDS encoding DUF4474 domain-containing protein, protein MGIFSAGIVTGGILFYVLVSLPVLAAAAFIAYVLRQRRIDALLKEPLPSQQTQVLYTAAQLQAVRQLLAGTGYAYDWQQNIFYSLLYPWQRDFGYCSLYDESSVPFGMVIDCEPVTFEYGGKRWLIELWKGQYGITIGGEIGVYNTTGPDLDIPGVFNGTFYHCAKDEDTLSMTYTLLRNNEVLFQRAGRHWWLTGFRLGEFSKPAALTMEASITFRDRMMLKAFLGGLKNNGYKDNEIRINGNTVLILFGKPHARQPLTRHGFLAWLALRRNRRLVASYRRLTKDMGDNLYDILTTLKEKSPVLYGLTLNVGRQERFFKFHEKLLDYLD, encoded by the coding sequence ATGGGCATATTTTCAGCCGGCATTGTCACGGGCGGCATCTTGTTCTATGTGCTCGTCTCGCTGCCCGTACTCGCGGCCGCCGCGTTTATCGCATACGTCCTGCGTCAGCGTCGGATTGACGCGCTGCTCAAAGAGCCGCTCCCATCGCAGCAGACACAGGTGCTTTATACCGCCGCGCAGCTGCAAGCCGTTCGGCAGCTGCTGGCAGGAACTGGGTATGCGTACGACTGGCAGCAGAACATTTTTTATTCGCTTTTGTACCCCTGGCAGCGGGATTTCGGCTATTGCAGCCTGTATGACGAATCGTCTGTCCCCTTCGGCATGGTGATTGACTGCGAGCCCGTCACGTTTGAATATGGCGGGAAACGCTGGCTCATTGAGCTGTGGAAGGGGCAGTACGGAATCACCATCGGCGGCGAAATCGGCGTCTATAATACGACGGGGCCGGACCTTGACATTCCCGGTGTCTTCAACGGCACGTTTTACCACTGCGCTAAGGATGAGGACACGCTGAGCATGACGTATACACTGCTGCGTAACAACGAGGTGCTGTTTCAGAGAGCGGGCCGCCACTGGTGGCTGACCGGCTTCAGGCTCGGCGAATTTTCAAAACCGGCCGCGCTGACGATGGAGGCATCCATTACCTTCAGAGATCGGATGATGCTAAAGGCCTTCCTCGGGGGACTAAAAAATAACGGCTACAAGGATAATGAAATCCGCATAAACGGGAACACGGTGCTTATCCTGTTTGGGAAGCCACACGCAAGGCAGCCGCTGACGCGCCACGGCTTTCTGGCATGGCTGGCGCTCCGGCGGAACAGGCGCCTTGTCGCGTCGTACAGGCGGCTGACAAAGGATATGGGCGACAATCTCTACGATATCCTGACGACCTTGAAAGAGAAGTCTCCCGTACTCTACGGGCTCACACTTAACGTCGGCCGCCAGGAAAGATTTTTCAAATTTCACGAAAAGCTGCTTGACTATCTCGATTAA
- a CDS encoding metallophosphoesterase family protein encodes MVSRKKRIDRVYRSARVIPFGAASSIVVMSDCHRGIGSWADDFTKNQTIYLAALKHYDRLGYTYIELGDGDELWENKRLEDIYAAHGDVFAALRHFDKGNRLYLVVGNHDLEKLKKTTTASAGAAQNATPFQTGTTLYEGLILKDKVTDGEIFLLHGHQADVLNDTLWRLSRFLVRYVWQPLELLGVHDPTSAAKNNKVKASVERHLKHWAETENKLLIAGHTHRPVFSDAPGGRYFNDGCCVHLFNITAIEITDGSIALVKWGEKTREDGTIYIGRDIIAGPVKLKAYSMGTTSMQYSK; translated from the coding sequence ATGGTCTCACGAAAAAAACGAATTGATCGGGTGTATCGGTCAGCCCGCGTCATACCGTTCGGCGCGGCATCCAGTATCGTCGTCATGAGCGACTGCCACAGGGGTATCGGTTCCTGGGCGGATGATTTTACGAAAAATCAAACCATTTATCTAGCGGCGCTGAAGCATTACGACAGACTCGGCTATACATATATCGAACTGGGTGATGGTGACGAGCTGTGGGAAAACAAGCGCCTGGAGGACATCTATGCAGCCCACGGTGATGTATTCGCGGCGCTGCGCCACTTTGATAAGGGCAACAGGCTTTATCTCGTTGTCGGCAATCATGACCTGGAAAAGTTGAAAAAAACCACGACGGCTTCCGCCGGGGCGGCACAAAATGCCACGCCTTTCCAGACGGGTACGACGCTCTATGAGGGGCTCATTTTGAAGGACAAGGTAACAGACGGGGAGATTTTTCTGCTGCACGGCCATCAGGCCGATGTGTTAAACGACACGCTGTGGCGGCTGTCGCGCTTCCTTGTGCGATATGTTTGGCAGCCGCTTGAGCTGCTTGGCGTGCATGACCCGACGAGTGCCGCGAAAAACAACAAAGTCAAAGCGAGTGTCGAACGCCACCTGAAACATTGGGCCGAGACGGAAAACAAGCTGCTCATTGCCGGTCATACGCACAGGCCGGTGTTCTCCGACGCACCGGGCGGCCGGTATTTTAACGACGGCTGCTGCGTGCATCTATTTAACATCACCGCCATCGAAATTACAGACGGCAGCATAGCGCTCGTCAAATGGGGGGAGAAGACGCGGGAGGATGGCACCATCTACATCGGCCGGGATATAATCGCCGGGCCCGTCAAGCTAAAGGCGTATTCAATGGGCACTACATCTATGCAATATTCAAAATGA
- the fliF gene encoding flagellar M-ring protein FliF produces MAAFMKSMLDRTREFFQNIEKKKLIMLISLAVTVVAAGVVGALLLNQVHYTVLYSGLDAGEAGTIKTLLDNKGVKSKVQGTSTILVPDDQADELRIELASEGYPSTGLNYDIFSNSSAIGSTDLERRTYLQYQLQENMRATINKMDKIQDSVVIVNLASDSSFVVTDTTKDASVAVMLKLKDTQTLTSGEAKTIGEFVLKCVPDLKPENVSIVDAKMNSYSINEDDGAGEYSASQQQLTEQMKSILSDQALNILEPVIGTGNVAVSVNLSLDFDKQTVSKVEFAPPIAGETDGLVRSSEEIINASGTGTTGASGSAGTDTNGTGTPAYVADTTGTGSSSTNSSKTYNYELNEIQTQIEKAQGSVQNLSVAVLVNSSAADGIDGYVDKVKNLVAKAIGVKPDYISVELMPFSQSNGIDSAFEQNQDTIKQVTQNSLIKTIVTIAALLAAVIITLRFFGKRTFKHREDEGHGLKPQPVGVTAGDGDVMPELPNFDLADLVLKKSTEAEKIEELMDRYPETVALILRTWLAEDN; encoded by the coding sequence TTGGCTGCTTTTATGAAATCGATGCTGGATAGAACGCGTGAGTTTTTTCAGAATATCGAAAAAAAGAAGTTAATAATGCTGATTTCGTTGGCGGTTACGGTTGTCGCTGCCGGTGTTGTTGGTGCGCTGCTGCTCAATCAGGTGCATTACACAGTGCTCTACTCAGGGCTTGACGCCGGCGAAGCCGGGACGATTAAAACGCTGTTGGACAACAAGGGCGTCAAATCAAAAGTTCAGGGGACGAGCACGATCCTCGTTCCGGACGATCAGGCCGACGAGCTGCGCATTGAGCTGGCCTCGGAAGGCTACCCAAGCACCGGCCTCAATTACGACATCTTTTCAAATTCCTCTGCTATCGGCTCGACGGATTTGGAACGGCGCACATATTTGCAGTACCAGCTTCAGGAAAACATGCGGGCCACAATCAACAAGATGGACAAGATACAGGATTCTGTTGTCATCGTCAATCTCGCGTCGGATTCCTCTTTTGTCGTCACGGATACGACAAAAGACGCCAGCGTCGCCGTTATGCTCAAATTAAAGGACACGCAGACGCTGACAAGCGGCGAAGCAAAAACGATCGGCGAATTCGTGCTCAAGTGCGTACCGGACCTCAAGCCGGAAAATGTGAGCATTGTCGACGCCAAGATGAATTCATACAGTATTAATGAGGACGACGGCGCCGGGGAATATTCGGCAAGTCAGCAGCAGCTGACAGAGCAGATGAAATCGATTCTCTCCGATCAGGCCTTGAACATCTTGGAACCGGTTATCGGAACAGGCAATGTCGCCGTCTCGGTGAATTTAAGCCTCGATTTTGATAAGCAGACCGTCAGCAAGGTCGAATTTGCCCCACCGATTGCCGGCGAAACGGACGGCCTTGTCCGCAGTAGTGAGGAGATTATAAACGCCAGCGGGACAGGGACGACCGGCGCTTCCGGTTCAGCCGGAACCGATACAAACGGCACGGGAACGCCAGCTTATGTTGCCGATACGACTGGAACGGGAAGCAGCAGTACAAACTCGTCGAAAACCTATAATTATGAGCTCAACGAGATCCAGACGCAGATTGAAAAGGCCCAGGGTTCCGTTCAGAACCTCTCGGTCGCCGTACTCGTTAACTCCAGTGCCGCCGATGGGATCGACGGTTACGTTGATAAAGTTAAAAATCTTGTCGCCAAGGCGATTGGCGTGAAGCCGGATTACATTTCGGTGGAGCTGATGCCGTTTTCACAGAGTAACGGCATTGACAGCGCGTTTGAGCAAAACCAGGATACGATCAAGCAGGTCACGCAAAACAGCCTTATTAAAACAATCGTTACCATCGCGGCGCTGCTGGCAGCCGTTATCATTACGCTCCGTTTCTTTGGGAAGAGGACCTTCAAACATCGGGAAGATGAAGGGCACGGTCTCAAGCCGCAGCCTGTCGGCGTGACGGCAGGTGACGGCGACGTTATGCCGGAGCTTCCAAACTTTGACTTGGCAGACCTCGTCCTTAAAAAATCAACAGAAGCGGAGAAAATTGAAGAGCTGATGGACAGATATCCCGAGACGGTGGCGCTGATTCTGCGCACATGGCTGGCGGAGGATAATTGA
- a CDS encoding flavodoxin family protein has product MKTLIFNGSPRKNGNTSQLVATLQKKLSGEVKVVTAYDCDVKPCIDCRYCWKNPGCAIHDGMQAIYDDIQEADNIVIASPTYFTELSGQLLAVMSRLQTYWCAKYLRKEEPVQKKKRGGIIIVRGGAGELTKGIGTAKVLLGDINARDIAGIVFADDSDSTPAAARDDIQKAITDLADSLNEKRP; this is encoded by the coding sequence ATGAAAACACTCATTTTCAACGGCTCGCCGAGGAAAAACGGCAATACGTCGCAGCTCGTCGCCACATTGCAGAAAAAGCTCAGCGGGGAGGTTAAAGTCGTGACGGCCTATGACTGCGATGTCAAGCCCTGCATCGATTGCCGCTATTGCTGGAAGAATCCCGGCTGTGCCATTCATGACGGCATGCAGGCAATTTATGATGATATACAGGAGGCGGACAACATCGTTATCGCCTCGCCGACGTATTTTACAGAGCTCTCCGGCCAGCTTCTGGCTGTTATGAGCCGCCTTCAGACATATTGGTGTGCCAAATATCTCCGGAAGGAAGAGCCGGTTCAAAAGAAAAAACGTGGCGGTATCATCATCGTCCGCGGCGGCGCAGGGGAGCTGACGAAGGGTATCGGCACGGCAAAAGTGTTGCTCGGCGATATAAATGCCAGGGATATTGCGGGCATTGTCTTTGCCGATGATTCCGATTCAACGCCCGCCGCAGCGCGTGATGATATTCAAAAAGCGATTACCGACCTTGCCGACTCTCTGAACGAAAAGCGTCCGTAA
- the fliD gene encoding flagellar filament capping protein FliD: MSTVSSTSGSSGSGTTTGTNSAYRTSSRLTGMFSSLDTDALVKSMCSSQQAKIDAVKQKQTRQQWYNDALEGVQDDVNDFLNTYVSVTGSSSMLKSASYMSYKTVTASTAGAVSISAASGADTGNITVQVSKLAANAYAASSGKVSKNGTEISSSNTATLGSLSLATPLQFGTDGKITFSINSKTFSFTKDTTLQSMINTINTDKTANVTMKYSRLTDAFTITADAGGADSSVNITNLKGNAFGTNSAFKIGTGIVKNGSDATAIINGTTVNQDSNTFTIDNITYNLKKVTTGTSEETVSFSIERDFSTTSDAVSKFVDAYNTLYKKLSALNSQKDYSADYPPLTDDQKAEMTTEQITAWETKAKSGLLRHNTDLENLLSNLKNAFYSALGGTGRNATDIGISFAGYFESNAGQIVFDKTVFEASLENNPDEVVKMFTNGSSTAASADQGLIYKLKNSITGYTSVVTNQMKTASTKITSYGTEVSDLEDKLQSLADTYYKKFSNMETALSKLNTQASYISQLFGSTSS, translated from the coding sequence ATGTCTACGGTCAGTTCCACATCGGGTTCGTCGGGCTCCGGCACAACAACGGGCACAAATTCAGCCTATCGGACGAGTTCCCGTTTAACAGGCATGTTTTCGTCCCTTGATACGGATGCTCTTGTCAAAAGCATGTGCTCGTCGCAGCAGGCAAAGATTGACGCCGTCAAGCAGAAGCAAACACGTCAGCAATGGTATAACGACGCCTTGGAGGGTGTCCAAGATGACGTGAACGATTTCCTGAATACATATGTCAGCGTGACCGGTTCGTCAAGCATGCTTAAGTCGGCCTCTTACATGTCCTACAAAACCGTTACAGCGAGCACCGCCGGAGCTGTGAGTATTTCGGCGGCGAGCGGTGCCGATACGGGTAATATTACAGTTCAAGTCAGCAAGCTGGCGGCAAACGCCTATGCCGCCAGCAGCGGCAAGGTGTCAAAAAACGGAACGGAAATTTCCTCGAGCAACACGGCCACGCTGGGCAGCCTATCCTTGGCAACACCGCTCCAGTTCGGCACCGACGGAAAAATCACCTTTTCTATCAACAGCAAAACATTTTCTTTTACAAAAGACACAACGCTGCAAAGCATGATCAACACCATTAACACCGATAAAACAGCTAATGTCACAATGAAATACAGCCGTTTGACAGACGCCTTCACCATTACGGCCGATGCCGGCGGGGCCGACAGCAGCGTTAACATCACGAACTTGAAAGGCAACGCCTTCGGCACGAACAGTGCATTTAAAATCGGGACGGGGATCGTCAAAAACGGCAGTGACGCCACCGCTATCATCAACGGAACGACCGTTAATCAGGACAGCAACACCTTTACGATAGACAACATCACCTATAATCTGAAAAAAGTGACGACCGGCACAAGTGAAGAAACGGTCAGCTTCTCTATCGAACGTGACTTCAGCACAACGTCGGACGCCGTCTCAAAATTTGTTGACGCCTACAACACGCTGTATAAAAAACTATCGGCGCTCAACAGTCAGAAGGACTACTCCGCCGATTATCCGCCGCTGACGGATGACCAGAAAGCTGAAATGACGACAGAGCAAATTACAGCATGGGAAACGAAAGCGAAAAGCGGCCTTCTCCGCCATAACACAGACCTCGAAAACCTGCTGTCAAATCTGAAAAACGCCTTTTACTCAGCTCTGGGCGGAACCGGCAGGAACGCAACAGACATCGGCATCTCATTTGCCGGCTACTTTGAAAGCAATGCCGGCCAGATAGTTTTTGACAAGACGGTCTTTGAAGCGTCCCTTGAAAACAACCCGGACGAGGTCGTCAAGATGTTCACAAACGGCAGCAGCACCGCAGCCAGTGCCGATCAGGGGCTTATCTACAAGCTTAAAAACAGCATCACAGGCTATACGTCGGTTGTGACAAACCAGATGAAGACTGCGTCCACTAAAATTACTTCTTACGGGACGGAGGTCAGCGATCTGGAGGACAAGCTGCAATCTCTGGCCGACACGTATTACAAGAAATTTTCGAATATGGAGACGGCGCTGTCTAAACTCAACACTCAAGCCTCTTACATCAGTCAGCTGTTCGGTTCAACATCGTCATAA
- a CDS encoding response regulator: MAKIMIVDDAAFMRITIKNMLKKSVHEVVGEAENGKIAVERYKALSPDIVTMDITMPEMDGLHALKEILAINPAANVIMVSAMGQEAMVREAIMSGAKGFIVKPFKEEGILSAIDKLA, translated from the coding sequence ATGGCAAAAATTATGATCGTGGATGACGCGGCCTTTATGCGGATTACCATTAAAAACATGCTGAAAAAGAGCGTTCATGAGGTTGTCGGAGAGGCGGAAAACGGCAAAATCGCCGTCGAGCGCTACAAAGCGCTTTCGCCCGATATCGTCACCATGGACATCACGATGCCGGAGATGGACGGGCTGCATGCCCTGAAAGAGATTTTGGCCATCAATCCCGCGGCCAATGTCATTATGGTGTCTGCGATGGGGCAGGAGGCCATGGTACGGGAAGCCATCATGAGTGGGGCGAAGGGCTTTATCGTCAAACCTTTCAAGGAGGAAGGCATCCTATCGGCGATCGATAAGCTGGCCTGA
- a CDS encoding chemotaxis protein CheD yields the protein MSELRHAVDIAMMKIARAPAQLYSLGLGSCIGVAIYDPLTKVGGLIHVLLPFSEGFDLSYHPRTKFADSGIADLVEALIKNGASRSRMKAKMAGGASMFVIKHTSDVHEVGKRNIHSSRETLKRLGIELIAHDTGGNKGRTVIFDLETGQMTIKTVDRAVKVI from the coding sequence ATGAGTGAATTAAGGCATGCTGTCGATATTGCAATGATGAAAATTGCCCGTGCCCCGGCGCAGCTTTATTCTCTTGGGCTTGGTTCCTGTATTGGCGTTGCCATCTATGATCCGCTGACAAAAGTCGGTGGCCTCATTCACGTGCTTCTCCCTTTCAGTGAGGGATTTGATTTGTCCTATCACCCGCGAACGAAATTTGCCGATTCCGGCATTGCCGACCTCGTGGAAGCGCTGATCAAAAACGGTGCGTCACGGTCGCGGATGAAAGCGAAAATGGCGGGCGGGGCGTCCATGTTTGTAATCAAGCACACGTCGGACGTCCACGAGGTGGGCAAACGCAACATTCACAGCTCACGTGAGACGCTTAAGAGGCTTGGCATAGAACTCATCGCGCACGATACGGGCGGCAACAAGGGCAGAACGGTCATCTTCGATCTGGAAACGGGTCAAATGACAATCAAGACGGTCGATAGGGCTGTCAAAGTGATTTAA
- the fliG gene encoding flagellar motor switch protein FliG — protein MASTDSRRLTRREKAAILLIALGKNQAAEIFKYLTEEEIATLTLAITTTEKVTKEESESVLSEFLETVLAQKFISEGGLDYARGVLKKALGDNKAGEILDKLTETLQVRPFEFVRKADTMQIVHLVANENPQMIALLMSYLEPKKASGVLAALPNSLQVEVITRMANMESVIPEYIREAEMILEQRLAKMGMSDQTTVGGIDAVVKIINSVDRGTEKNILESLDVLDPDLSENIKKNMFVFEDIAKLSNQAIQRVLKDVQQSDIAVALKGANEEVKNVIMSNLSKRLQEMIADDLSVMGPMRMKDVEEAQQKIVNAVRALEENGEIIVSRGDASDVLV, from the coding sequence ATGGCCAGCACGGATTCAAGACGCCTGACACGGCGGGAGAAAGCGGCGATCCTTTTGATCGCACTCGGAAAGAATCAGGCCGCCGAAATTTTTAAATACCTCACAGAAGAGGAGATTGCCACACTGACACTGGCAATCACAACGACGGAAAAGGTGACAAAGGAAGAAAGCGAAAGCGTTCTATCCGAATTTCTGGAGACGGTTCTGGCCCAGAAATTTATTTCAGAGGGCGGGCTGGATTACGCGCGCGGCGTTTTAAAAAAAGCGCTTGGCGATAACAAAGCCGGTGAAATTCTTGACAAGCTCACGGAGACGCTTCAGGTGCGGCCCTTCGAGTTCGTCCGCAAGGCTGACACGATGCAGATTGTTCACCTCGTGGCCAACGAGAACCCGCAGATGATTGCCCTCCTTATGTCCTATCTGGAGCCGAAAAAAGCATCCGGTGTGCTGGCAGCGCTGCCGAACAGCCTGCAGGTAGAAGTTATCACGCGCATGGCGAATATGGAAAGCGTCATCCCGGAATATATCCGCGAAGCCGAAATGATTTTAGAGCAGCGCCTCGCCAAAATGGGCATGAGCGACCAAACGACCGTCGGCGGGATCGACGCCGTTGTTAAAATTATTAACAGTGTCGACCGCGGCACAGAGAAAAATATTTTGGAAAGCCTCGACGTCCTTGACCCGGACCTGTCTGAAAATATTAAAAAGAATATGTTCGTTTTCGAAGATATCGCCAAGCTTTCAAACCAGGCGATCCAGCGCGTTCTCAAAGATGTGCAGCAAAGCGACATCGCCGTGGCGCTGAAGGGTGCCAACGAAGAGGTCAAAAATGTCATCATGTCTAATCTCAGTAAGCGGCTGCAGGAAATGATCGCCGACGACCTCTCTGTCATGGGCCCGATGCGTATGAAGGATGTGGAGGAAGCGCAGCAGAAGATTGTGAACGCTGTCCGGGCGCTGGAGGAAAACGGCGAAATTATCGTTTCCAGGGGGGACGCCAGCGATGTCCTCGTTTAG
- a CDS encoding chemotaxis protein CheC yields the protein MNSNAESIDSDKRDVLKEIANIGAGHAATALAALLERPINQTVPDVMLIPLSEMPDRLGGAEKIVVAGLLEIQGEMTGFFMVVLEISQAERIISMMLHKKMRKHSDEGRRFSAIEKSVIAETVNILGGSYLTAVNEMTGLNLQPSTPYLSIDMVGAVLNIAMAEAGKSGNFAVMFKSELSNEQECLIGDLFLIPEKSSCDKILGSLGYM from the coding sequence ATGAACAGCAACGCCGAATCCATCGATTCAGACAAGAGAGACGTTTTAAAGGAAATCGCCAATATCGGCGCGGGCCACGCCGCGACGGCGCTGGCCGCCCTTTTAGAGCGCCCGATCAATCAAACGGTGCCGGACGTGATGCTCATCCCGCTCAGCGAGATGCCGGACAGGCTTGGCGGTGCGGAGAAAATCGTCGTCGCGGGGCTCTTAGAAATTCAGGGCGAAATGACAGGCTTTTTCATGGTTGTTTTGGAGATCAGCCAGGCTGAGCGGATCATCAGCATGATGCTTCACAAGAAAATGCGCAAGCACAGCGATGAAGGACGCCGCTTTTCGGCAATTGAAAAATCCGTTATTGCGGAAACCGTCAACATCCTCGGCGGGTCATACTTAACGGCCGTCAACGAGATGACTGGACTTAATCTTCAGCCGTCAACGCCGTATTTAAGTATTGATATGGTCGGTGCTGTTTTGAATATTGCCATGGCGGAAGCCGGAAAGAGCGGCAATTTCGCGGTCATGTTCAAATCCGAGCTCTCCAATGAACAGGAGTGTCTTATCGGGGATCTTTTCCTTATACCCGAAAAGTCGTCCTGTGACAAAATACTGGGGTCTTTAGGGTATATGTAA